A window of Dorea formicigenerans contains these coding sequences:
- a CDS encoding sensor histidine kinase yields MKEKRGDICLYIGFIGVFYVIFSLSNLPVDAVNYAFFLSAIWLLGYGIFKFNQYYKKGVAVIEAKQRLEEVTENLPATRSYIELEYQAIIQNMYKKMSDLQSAERIGRQEMKDYYSMWAHQIKTPIAAMKVLAQAAGDTEDARTYELLQDMQTELFKTEQYVEMVLTYVRMEDMSGDLMLKEYALDNLVKQALKKYSRMFAMQKLALHYEALRVTVTTDEKWLVFVLEQILSNALKYTVEGSISIYMEDDWLVIEDTGIGICSEDLPRIFEKGFTGYNGRSDKKSTGIGLYLCKQIIEKLRCQIRVESKLGKGTRVLLYLMKENLQVE; encoded by the coding sequence TTGAAAGAAAAAAGAGGCGATATCTGCCTGTATATTGGATTCATTGGTGTGTTTTATGTCATTTTCAGCCTGAGCAACTTGCCAGTTGATGCGGTGAACTATGCATTTTTTCTTTCCGCAATCTGGCTGCTTGGATATGGAATTTTCAAATTTAACCAATATTATAAGAAGGGTGTGGCAGTCATTGAGGCAAAGCAGCGTTTGGAAGAGGTGACGGAAAATCTTCCGGCGACAAGGTCATATATCGAGTTAGAGTATCAGGCAATTATTCAAAATATGTATAAGAAAATGTCTGATCTGCAATCAGCGGAGCGGATTGGGCGCCAGGAAATGAAAGATTATTACAGTATGTGGGCGCATCAGATCAAGACACCGATTGCTGCCATGAAAGTGCTTGCGCAGGCAGCCGGCGACACGGAAGATGCCAGAACTTATGAGCTTTTGCAGGATATGCAGACAGAACTTTTTAAGACAGAACAGTATGTGGAAATGGTTCTGACTTATGTGCGTATGGAGGATATGTCGGGAGATCTTATGCTGAAGGAATATGCTTTGGACAATCTGGTAAAGCAGGCACTTAAGAAGTATTCCCGTATGTTTGCCATGCAGAAATTGGCATTACATTATGAAGCACTTCGGGTAACCGTTACGACAGATGAAAAATGGCTCGTTTTTGTACTGGAGCAGATTTTGTCCAATGCATTGAAATACACAGTCGAAGGAAGCATTTCTATTTATATGGAAGATGATTGGCTTGTAATTGAGGACACAGGCATCGGTATATGCTCAGAAGACTTGCCGCGTATTTTCGAAAAGGGATTCACCGGGTATAATGGAAGAAGTGATAAGAAATCTACAGGCATCGGTCTTTATTTATGTAAGCAGATTATAGAGAAGCTCCGTTGCCAGATCCGAGTAGAATCTAAGCTGGGAAAAGGAACACGGGTGTTATTGTATCTGATGAAAGAAAATTTACAGGTAGAGTAA
- a CDS encoding response regulator transcription factor, which produces MYRILIIEDDRTIANVLAEHLRTWDYEVHCVTNFKNVMEDFREYEPQLVLLDIVLPLFNGFHWCQEIRKISKVPIIFLSSANDNMNIVMAMNMGGDEFVEKPFDLSVVTAKVQAVLRRAYAFRGTMDVLEHAGVMLNVNDATVTCGSQSVELTKNEFRILKLLMENSGRIVSRENLITRLWESDEFIDDNTLTVNVARLRKKLEEIGAENWIQTKKGIGYIVE; this is translated from the coding sequence ATGTATAGAATCTTAATTATAGAAGACGACCGGACGATTGCAAATGTGCTGGCGGAGCATTTAAGAACATGGGATTATGAGGTGCATTGTGTGACGAATTTTAAGAATGTGATGGAAGATTTCCGGGAGTATGAGCCGCAGCTTGTGCTCCTGGATATTGTATTGCCATTGTTTAATGGGTTCCATTGGTGCCAGGAGATCCGCAAGATTTCAAAAGTACCGATTATCTTCTTATCATCGGCAAATGATAATATGAATATTGTTATGGCCATGAATATGGGCGGAGATGAATTTGTGGAGAAACCATTTGACCTTAGCGTAGTGACGGCGAAGGTGCAGGCGGTGCTTCGGCGAGCTTATGCATTCCGTGGGACGATGGACGTACTTGAGCATGCAGGAGTGATGCTAAATGTTAATGATGCGACAGTGACCTGTGGGAGTCAGTCGGTGGAGCTTACGAAAAATGAATTCCGGATTCTGAAGCTTCTGATGGAGAATTCAGGACGGATTGTTTCAAGGGAAAATCTGATTACGAGGTTGTGGGAGAGTGATGAGTTCATTGACGATAATACATTGACAGTGAATGTGGCGAGGCTTAGAAAGAAATTGGAAGAAATCGGAGCAGAAAATTGGATTCAGACGAAGAAAGGAATTGGGTATATTGTGGAATGA
- the aroE gene encoding shikimate dehydrogenase yields MEKRISGTTTLLALIGSPVGHSGSPAMHNYSFEKLGLDYAYMAFEIKEDQVGEFLDAARLLKIRGFNVTMPCKMEVARQVDELSPAAQIMGASNTVVNENGKLIGHNTDGVGFVKNLAEHGVSVKDKTITLMGGGGAGTAIFVQLALDGASEIHVFNRKGANFEKLEKIAKKILEFAPECKIQVCDMADKKALYKSIGESDILVNATNVGMKPNEKGTMIQDTSVYREDLVVAEIIYNPKETRMMREAKEAGVKCVVGGKGMLLWQGAEAFHLFTGQEMPVEDVKAKFFAE; encoded by the coding sequence ATGGAAAAAAGAATTAGCGGAACAACGACATTATTAGCACTGATTGGTTCTCCGGTGGGACATTCCGGTTCTCCGGCAATGCACAATTACAGCTTTGAAAAATTAGGACTTGACTATGCCTACATGGCATTTGAGATAAAAGAAGACCAGGTAGGAGAATTTCTGGATGCGGCGAGACTTCTTAAAATCCGCGGTTTTAATGTGACGATGCCATGTAAGATGGAAGTTGCAAGACAGGTCGATGAGTTGTCTCCGGCAGCGCAGATCATGGGCGCTTCCAATACGGTAGTGAATGAAAATGGAAAACTAATTGGGCACAATACAGACGGAGTCGGATTTGTGAAAAATCTTGCAGAACACGGCGTCTCTGTAAAAGATAAGACAATTACACTTATGGGCGGTGGTGGAGCCGGAACTGCAATTTTTGTACAGCTTGCACTGGACGGAGCTTCCGAGATTCATGTGTTTAACCGAAAGGGAGCAAACTTCGAAAAGCTTGAGAAGATTGCGAAGAAAATATTAGAATTTGCACCAGAGTGCAAGATACAGGTCTGTGATATGGCAGATAAAAAAGCATTGTATAAGAGTATTGGAGAGAGTGATATTCTTGTAAATGCAACAAATGTGGGCATGAAACCGAATGAGAAAGGGACGATGATCCAGGACACTTCTGTATATAGGGAAGATTTGGTCGTTGCGGAGATTATTTATAATCCGAAGGAGACACGTATGATGCGCGAGGCGAAAGAAGCCGGTGTGAAATGTGTGGTCGGTGGAAAAGGTATGCTCCTGTGGCAAGGGGCAGAGGCGTTTCATTTGTTTACAGGCCAGGAAATGCCGGTGGAAGACGTGAAAGCAAAATTCTTTGCGGAGTAG
- a CDS encoding ABC transporter permease: MSSKIYGKLAITNLKNNRKTYVPYILMAVLSVMMYYIVGGMAQGNNGLSKNVKLIMGYMNGLLMIFSVIFLFYTNSFLIKRRKREIGIYNILGMGKGHIAKMLAIEAVITAFISIFGGILLGIVFGKLMYLVLGKLLHYDISVKVTVEIPVLEKTFVFFMAIFVLILLYNLLQIRIVSPVELLHGSNQGEREPKTKWLLAIVGAILLGTGYYIAQTTGNPLDAMTKFFFAVVCVVLGTYGLFIAGSIAVLKMLKKNKKYYYQAKHFTAVSGMVYRMKQNAVGLANICILSTMVLIMVSTTVCLYVGMNDIISVRYPRECEVSIYRTNAQTEEKVHTIIEEIIRKNNTKAENERIYHLGELTGYLDGNKMILDPDKYYSDKTSSSVVLIPLADYNRLEEKNETLNDGEVLLFSTQTKSYGQNEIYLDDTKFNIKKELDKSQLDEKNNDKDIPITYMIMKDEEQILNILKQTYEKSTQNDETKASLMAMTYYEAFDMKGSSELKKNVEQQIRTALSEQVPETFCSCSGRQINKDSFYELYGSLFFMGMYLGFMFLMVTVLIIYYKQISEGYDDKGRYKIMQQVGMDKQEVKKSIRSQVLMIFFLPLIMAIIHVAAAFKVITKLLAMFSMTNITLFIECTIATIIVFAVIYCIVFMVTEREYYRIVK; encoded by the coding sequence TTGAGTAGCAAAATCTATGGAAAACTTGCAATCACCAATCTGAAAAACAATCGTAAGACGTATGTTCCATACATTTTAATGGCAGTACTTTCTGTTATGATGTACTACATTGTTGGTGGTATGGCACAGGGAAATAACGGGCTAAGTAAAAATGTGAAATTGATTATGGGCTATATGAATGGACTGCTGATGATCTTTTCTGTAATTTTTCTATTCTATACGAACAGTTTCCTGATTAAGCGAAGAAAGCGGGAAATCGGGATTTACAATATTCTTGGTATGGGAAAAGGACATATTGCAAAAATGCTTGCGATTGAGGCGGTGATTACTGCATTTATCAGTATTTTCGGTGGTATACTCTTAGGTATTGTATTTGGAAAGCTGATGTATCTTGTACTTGGAAAACTTTTACATTATGATATCAGTGTGAAAGTTACGGTAGAGATTCCGGTGCTGGAGAAGACATTTGTATTTTTTATGGCAATTTTCGTACTGATTCTTCTTTATAATTTGCTTCAGATCCGCATAGTCAGTCCGGTAGAGCTTCTGCATGGGAGCAATCAAGGAGAGCGTGAGCCAAAGACAAAGTGGCTTCTGGCGATTGTGGGAGCGATTTTGCTTGGAACCGGATATTACATTGCACAAACGACCGGAAATCCACTGGATGCGATGACAAAATTTTTCTTCGCAGTTGTCTGTGTTGTGCTCGGAACTTATGGTCTGTTTATTGCAGGAAGTATCGCAGTCCTGAAAATGTTAAAGAAAAACAAAAAATATTATTACCAGGCAAAACATTTTACGGCAGTATCCGGCATGGTTTACCGCATGAAACAAAACGCAGTGGGGCTCGCAAACATTTGCATCTTAAGTACGATGGTACTGATTATGGTATCCACTACCGTTTGCCTTTATGTGGGTATGAATGACATTATCAGCGTCAGATATCCACGAGAGTGCGAGGTGAGCATTTACAGAACAAATGCACAGACAGAAGAAAAAGTGCATACAATCATTGAGGAAATTATAAGAAAAAATAATACGAAGGCGGAAAATGAACGTATTTATCATTTGGGAGAACTGACCGGTTATCTGGATGGAAATAAGATGATTCTGGATCCTGATAAATATTATTCAGACAAAACGTCCAGTTCAGTTGTGCTGATTCCACTTGCAGACTATAACCGTCTGGAAGAAAAAAATGAGACATTAAATGATGGAGAAGTACTTCTTTTTTCTACTCAGACAAAAAGTTACGGACAGAATGAAATTTATTTAGATGATACAAAATTTAATATAAAAAAAGAATTGGACAAATCTCAATTAGACGAGAAAAATAACGATAAAGATATTCCAATTACTTACATGATTATGAAAGACGAAGAACAGATTCTGAATATTTTAAAACAGACTTATGAAAAAAGTACACAGAATGATGAAACAAAAGCAAGCCTGATGGCAATGACTTATTATGAGGCTTTCGATATGAAAGGTTCCAGCGAATTAAAAAAGAACGTAGAACAACAGATCAGAACAGCACTGAGTGAGCAAGTTCCAGAAACTTTCTGCTCCTGTAGCGGAAGACAAATTAACAAAGACTCCTTTTACGAATTGTATGGCAGCCTCTTCTTCATGGGCATGTATCTCGGCTTCATGTTCCTCATGGTAACAGTACTCATTATTTACTACAAACAGATTTCCGAAGGTTACGACGACAAAGGCCGTTACAAGATTATGCAGCAAGTTGGCATGGATAAACAAGAAGTAAAAAAATCTATTCGAAGCCAGGTGCTAATGATCTTCTTCCTGCCGCTTATTATGGCAATCATTCATGTGGCAGCAGCCTTCAAAGTCATTACAAAACTACTGGCAATGTTTTCCATGACAAACATCACATTATTTATTGAATGCACAATAGCAACAATTATAGTCTTTGCAGTGATTTATTGTATTGTATTTATGGTGACAGAACGAGAATATTATAGAATAGTAAAATAG
- a CDS encoding ABC transporter ATP-binding protein has translation MALLEVKNVKKIYTTRFGGNKVEALRDVNFSVEPGEYVAIMGESGSGKSTLLNILAQLDCPTSGKVILKGRDLSTIKEKEMSAFRRQNLGFVFQDFHLLDTFTLKDNIFLPLVLSGRRYEEMEQRLAPIARHLGIEKILEKYPYEVSGGQKQRVAVARALIIKPQIVLADEPTGALDSKAAQELLRLFSSVNHDGQTILMVTHSVKAASSANRVMFIKDGEVFHQLYRGNLTDEQMYQKISDTLTVLEAGGERVE, from the coding sequence ATGGCGTTATTGGAAGTGAAAAATGTAAAGAAAATATATACGACTCGTTTTGGGGGCAATAAAGTAGAGGCACTTCGTGATGTGAATTTTTCAGTAGAGCCGGGAGAATATGTGGCAATCATGGGAGAGTCTGGTTCTGGTAAAAGTACCCTGTTAAATATTCTGGCACAGCTTGACTGCCCGACAAGTGGCAAGGTCATTTTAAAGGGAAGAGATTTAAGTACGATTAAGGAAAAGGAAATGTCTGCATTTCGTCGTCAGAATCTTGGATTTGTATTTCAGGATTTTCATTTGTTAGATACATTTACACTGAAAGATAACATTTTTCTGCCACTGGTTCTGTCCGGAAGAAGATATGAAGAAATGGAACAGCGCCTTGCGCCGATCGCGAGGCATCTTGGTATTGAAAAAATTCTGGAAAAGTACCCGTACGAAGTGTCTGGTGGACAGAAGCAACGTGTGGCAGTGGCAAGAGCGCTGATTATCAAGCCGCAGATCGTTCTGGCAGATGAGCCGACCGGAGCACTGGATTCCAAGGCAGCGCAGGAACTTCTTCGCTTGTTTTCTTCTGTGAACCATGATGGACAGACAATTCTCATGGTCACTCACAGTGTGAAAGCTGCCAGTAGTGCAAATCGCGTGATGTTCATTAAAGATGGTGAGGTATTCCATCAGTTGTACCGTGGCAATCTGACTGATGAACAGATGTATCAGAAAATTTCCGACACACTGACTGTTCTCGAAGCAGGAGGTGAGCGCGTTGAGTAG